The genomic stretch TAAGCCCGCCCCATGGTGCCAACCGCCACACCGTTTTGGTGTATCCAGGCAGTCATCAGCATAATACGGTCAATCACCGTGCGGGCGCGGGTGCGCAGGCTGTCATCGCTGGCCAGTTCGGCTAATGCCACCAGTCCAATCAGATCAATGGGGTAATACGCCGCAGAGTTCCACTCCACTAGCCCGTGCTCCAGAATGGCGTCAAACCATTTGTCCAGGCGCTGATGGGCGATAGCCTGCTGTTCGCGCCCCCGACGGCCGCTGCACACGAACACCTCATCAGGAAAGTTTTGCCCGGCCAGATATTGTGCGACATGGAAACAGAGACAGTGGTTTTCACTCCAAAACCACATGGTGTCGTTGCCCGGTTCGTCTATCCAGTAACGAAAGCCCAGAATCGCGCTGCGCACACGCCGCCAGTCATGGGCCGCCAGTCGCTGACCCTGATAGCGTTGCCACAGCCAGATAAGTGGTACCAGTTGAAAATCGGCGCAGTCTTCCCGGCGGCTGATTTTATGCAGCGCCTGATTGAGCGCAGGCATGATGCGGTCCGTCCCTTCGCCCGTGGCAAAGGCGGCCAGCACCCGACCGATGCGCTCGAAACCGTGCAACGCGATGTGGCGTAACAGGTAATCGCGTCTGGCCGCCAGTGTCGACAGCGCGGGCGTGGTGTGCATCGACATCGTTTGCGTTGGCAAACGACCGAAGCTCAGGCTGCGCGTCAGGGTGATGCCGTGGCACACGACACGACATACCACATCGTAATACCCTACCAGCCCATCCGGCAGTGTCACCTGCCAGCCGGTATTCCCCGCCGCCAGTGTCGACTGCTGCTGCCAGGGGGGTACCGATTCGTTGACGTTACACAGCAGATGGTGGTGCAGCTCGACCGTTTCCGGCAGCGGTATGTCGGTACGCAGGGCCAGCTCGTCGCCGTCAGTCAGGTTATCAACCAGCGACACACTGTTGAGCCAGCGGTCCAACGCCCACATGCGCTCACTACAGGCCGCATCCGGCGCAACCTGCCAGCGTAGCGGCCTTTCACCGACATAGCGCAGGCTGAACAGATAGTCGGTATCACGCTCACACAGCTCTTCAGCATGCACCACCAGCGTATTCAGCCCCAGTTGCAAGGGCAGCGTCAGTTCGCATTGCTGCTCGGTGTTACGGCTAAACGGTGTGAAACGGCAAATCTGCTTGCCATTGAGCCATACGGTTACGCCACCGCAGGTAGACAGCTGGAAAGGGGCCGCTTGCAGGCTGTCGCTATGCACATAGCAACGGGCGAAGCGTTGCACATGGGCGGGGCACGGCCAGAAATCGCTGAAATTGACGGACTGGCTATCATCGCCACCGCTCCACAGCGTGTGAAAACGCAATGATTCCGGCAGGCTAATCGCACGGGGGGCCGTTTCCCGCAGAAAACGCACCCGACAAGGCAATACGCCGACATCGACAAAGCCATTAATAAAACGATAGTTAACATTATCCGGTAACGTATCCGGTTCTGCAGGATAATCACTCTCCTCCAGCTCGGTAATCATAAACCGGTTAATCACACTATTTTTCTTTAACACCCAACCGATATTCATGGCGATTCCTTGTTACCGCACAAAGGTATAAATGAAATAGCAAAAATGTATTATTCAATAAGAAAAAACTAATAACCCAGAAATACCTGAAGGTATTTATTTGCACTATTGTGGTTATTTGCACTATTACTGTGCGCCCTCTGCCGTTATTTGGCGCAGTGCTATTTTCCACTGCCAGTTTACGACGCTTTTTCACTACCCGGCTCAGTATAAGCACGCAATTAATGCAAATTTGCATAATTAGGCAATTTGCACTTAACATCGTATTTTTGCATTATAGAGTAAATTATCGCGTGAACAATATGCGATTCTTATCACAAAAAGACGTTGACTCAGCGTACTATCGAAATATATTTAATATGCCTCACAGAAAAGAACACCATTTTTGTTCATGATAAGCCGCTGAATGGCTTATTCATGCAAATTTGCATTCACGTTCTAGGGTCGTCGAAATAAACCTGGAATCATCGGTCAATAATGCCAATGCACCTGCAACCTGACCCATGACGGGTCAGCTATTTATAATGGGTGGGAGAGAATGATGAATCGCTATCAGCACGCACTGTTATTTTCCTTCATGACGCTGGGTGCCATTGCCAGCAGCCATGCCTTCGCTGAAAAAACACAGATTACCTTTTTATACAGCGACGACGACCCGGAACTGGTCCATTTCATGGAACAGAAAGTGAAGACGTTTTCACAACATAACGATCATATTGACGTGAATTTTGTCAGCACCGGTTATAACGCGCTGCAAACCCAGTTGCCGATGCAACTGGCCGCCGGTCTGGGGCCGGATATCGCCAAAACCACCCAGATGGGCCTGCTCTCCTACACCCTCGACCTGCGCCCTTATCTGGCGGACCCAGCCGGATTTGAAAAACGCTACGGTGCTGGTATTGAAAAAATCATGCGTATCAAAGGGGTGCACAAAGACAACGCCCTGCCGGGTTTTGTCGCCTCCTGGACGGCCGACTTACCGTTCGTTAACGTGACGCTGTTCCAGCAAGCCGGTGTGCCACTGCCGCAACCGGGTTACACCATGGAACAACTGATGCAGGCCTCAAAACAGGTCGCGGCCAAAACCGGTGTCACCATTCCTTTTACCATTGACCGCAGTGGCTTTCGTTTCTCCGGCCCGGCGTATTCCTACGGTACCCGTTACGACAAAGATGGCCTGATTAACTTCCCCGACGCGGCCGCACAGGCGTGGATCAAAGACCTGAAACGCTGGTCAGACGAAGGGATTTTCCCGCGTGAAATGTGGGGAGCGGCAGGCGGTGGACAATACAAGAGCATGGCGGACGACTTTGTGAACGGCAACATCGTCACCTATTTCTCCGGCAACTGGCAGTTAAACCAGTTCAGCAAGCAAATCGGCAACGGCTTCGACTGGAAAATGCTCCCTGCCCCCTGCAAGGAAAAATGTATTTCAATGGGCGGTGCCACCTTTATTATGCCGTTCAAAACCAGCAAGCATCCGAAAGAAGTGGCGGAATTCATGGAGTGGCTGGGTAGCGATGCCATTCAGCGTGAAATCGCCGAGCGCTTTAATATTATCGTCGGTGCCGATATTCCCGACCTGCACTATCAGACCAAGGATCAGCACGTGATCGACGGTCTGAATACCGCACGTGCCGAAATCGCCAAAATCCCGGCGTATGTCTTCGACTGGGAAAAAATGGAAAGTCTGGGCGGCAATGAACTTTACCCGATTATCCTCACCCGCTTTACGCAGTACCTAAACAATCAGGTTTCGTACGACGAGTATCTGCGCCTGACGGAAAACGACGTGAAACGGCTTAACCAGACGATTGCCGCCAACCGGCAGCAACAGAAAGCACAGTAACGGTATGACACATCCACTCCACTGGTTCCGTTGCCGCTCAATGGTGACGTCCCGTTTGACTGGCAGACGGAATACACGTTCTGCCAGCAACGGTGGCCGGATGAAGACCGCTTTCTGGTTGTCACCGGCACCTTCACCCGGCTGCTATGCTGGCGGCAGGGTCGGTTGCAGCACTATGGCGGCAACCTGTTTCCCGTGGGCGACCCGGCCAGTCAGGCGCGGCTTGGGTTGTGGGGCGTACAAGCCATGCTGCAAGCCGTCGAGGGCATGACACCGCTCACCCCGCTGGTCAATACCTTGTTTGCCCGTTTCAATCACCAGATTGAGCAGGTTGTCGAGTGGTCAAAGCAGGCCCAGGCCAGTGACTACGCCACGCTGGCGGTCGATATCCTCGCCCACCCTGCCGACCCGCTGGCCGTAGCGCTATTACAACGCTGTGCCCACGAACTGGCGCTACTGTTACGCTTGCCAAACATCGCAGAACACGCGCCGGAGCAAATCTGCTTTAGCGGTGCGCTTGCCTCGGCGTGTCTGCCTTACCTGAGCCAGGAGGCCCGTTCATGACCGCCACACCGTATACCGGGGAAGCACTTTATGCCGGTGTTGACGGCGGCGGCACCGGTTGTCGGGCGCGCATTTATCGGGCTGACGGCACGCCACTCGGACAGGGTGTCGGCGGTCGCGCCAATCTGTTACTGGGCGTGGAAACGGTACGTCACGCGGTGGATGAGGCGTTGTTGCAGGCGCTGGAGCACAGCGGACTACCGTCGCAGGATCGCGCGCGTTTACACGTCGGCCTGGCGCTGGCCGGTGCCGAACATCGCCGCGCTTATCAGGCATTTCTGGCACTGCCTTCTCCTGATGCCGCACAGATACTCAATACCGATGCGCTGGGTGCCTGTCTGGCGGTGAACCGGGGGAACGACGCCGGGGTCGTGATCGCCGGAACCGGCTCTTGTGGTTTGGCCTGGCATCAACGCACCATCACCGCCTACGGCGGCCATGAGTTTCCGATTTCCGATCAGGGTAGCGGCGCGCGTCTCGGGCTTGCGGCCCTGCAACACCTGTGGGGTGTCAGACAAGGCTGGGCTACGCCATCGGCGTTAAGTCAGCAACAGACGCTGCCGTTTGATAACGACGCGGACGCAGCGACCTGGCTGAATCAAGCCAGGCCGGGTGACTACGCCCGTTTTGCCCGGCCGGTGTTTGACTGCGCCCGTCAGGGCGATGCGCTGTCAATCAGCCTGCTGCAACAGACCGCCCGCGAGGTGGAAGGGTTGCTGGCCGCCGTGGCGACCCATGATCTGCCCCGCCTGTCGCTAATGGGCAGCATCGGGTTGCATATTCGCCCCTGGCTGACGGAAAGCTGGCAACAGCGGCTGTCGCCACCTGATGGCGATGCACTGGACGGCGCACGGCTGATTGCACTGCACGGCTACGCACTCTATACCTGATGCATTCGTGATGCCTGATGCCAGTTCTGGCACTACAATACCACCGGTTACACCGGTATATCTCGCGCCTGACGCTGGTTTGCCCAGCGCAGGCACAGCAACGGCAGCGGCAACGTCATCGCCAGCAACAGCCACACCAACGCATACACCGCATCGACCCCGTCGTTTTGCAGGTTGATGTACAGCTTCACCGGAATACCCTGCGGAAAATAAGCGAAAATCATCACGATACCGAATTCGCCCATCGCCCGAACCCAGGCAATCGCAACCGCGGCCGCCAGACCAGAGGCGGCCTGCGGCATGGTCAGGTAAATCAGGCGTTGCCAGGCGTTCGCCCCCAAAATACGCCCGGCCTCGTCCACCGAGGGCGGTATGTTGGCAAAAGCGGAACGGGCGGCAGTAATGAAATACGGCAAAGCGCCGTATACCTGTGCGACCACGAACGCAGCCGGATTATTGACCAACGCCAGCCCTACGCGGGATAACAGCACGCCGATAGGGCTGTACGGCCCGTATACCGAGACCAGCAGAATCCCCATCGCCAGCGGCGGCGTTAGCAGCGGGATCATCACCAACAGCTCCACCAGCCAGCGACGGCGAGAACGGCTCGCACGTGCCAGCCAGAGCGCCACCGGTAACCCCAGCACGATAACCAACGCTATCGCCAGCAAACCGAGGCCAACGGAAACAGCGATAGCATCGCCATCGCCCCATGCCAGTTGAAAATGATGCCAGGGAGTAATGCCGAGCAGCGTGACAAACGGTACCGCCAACAGCAGCAAAGCGGGTATCGCCAGCCAGAACGTCATCGTCGGCTATTTCGCGGCGTAAAGCGCCGTCCCTTTCGGTACGTCATAGCCGTTCTGGTGAAATAGCGCCTGCCCCTGCGGGCTTAACATGAAGTTGACGAATTGTCGGGCCTGCGGCGCATCGGGTGCGTTCTTCAGCACCGCGGCGTAAAACACCAATGGCTGAGTGTGCAATACCTGA from Dickeya zeae NCPPB 2538 encodes the following:
- a CDS encoding ABC transporter substrate-binding protein — encoded protein: MNRYQHALLFSFMTLGAIASSHAFAEKTQITFLYSDDDPELVHFMEQKVKTFSQHNDHIDVNFVSTGYNALQTQLPMQLAAGLGPDIAKTTQMGLLSYTLDLRPYLADPAGFEKRYGAGIEKIMRIKGVHKDNALPGFVASWTADLPFVNVTLFQQAGVPLPQPGYTMEQLMQASKQVAAKTGVTIPFTIDRSGFRFSGPAYSYGTRYDKDGLINFPDAAAQAWIKDLKRWSDEGIFPREMWGAAGGGQYKSMADDFVNGNIVTYFSGNWQLNQFSKQIGNGFDWKMLPAPCKEKCISMGGATFIMPFKTSKHPKEVAEFMEWLGSDAIQREIAERFNIIVGADIPDLHYQTKDQHVIDGLNTARAEIAKIPAYVFDWEKMESLGGNELYPIILTRFTQYLNNQVSYDEYLRLTENDVKRLNQTIAANRQQQKAQ
- a CDS encoding molybdate ABC transporter permease subunit — translated: MTFWLAIPALLLLAVPFVTLLGITPWHHFQLAWGDGDAIAVSVGLGLLAIALVIVLGLPVALWLARASRSRRRWLVELLVMIPLLTPPLAMGILLVSVYGPYSPIGVLLSRVGLALVNNPAAFVVAQVYGALPYFITAARSAFANIPPSVDEAGRILGANAWQRLIYLTMPQAASGLAAAVAIAWVRAMGEFGIVMIFAYFPQGIPVKLYINLQNDGVDAVYALVWLLLAMTLPLPLLCLRWANQRQARDIPV
- a CDS encoding BadF/BadG/BcrA/BcrD ATPase family protein; its protein translation is MTATPYTGEALYAGVDGGGTGCRARIYRADGTPLGQGVGGRANLLLGVETVRHAVDEALLQALEHSGLPSQDRARLHVGLALAGAEHRRAYQAFLALPSPDAAQILNTDALGACLAVNRGNDAGVVIAGTGSCGLAWHQRTITAYGGHEFPISDQGSGARLGLAALQHLWGVRQGWATPSALSQQQTLPFDNDADAATWLNQARPGDYARFARPVFDCARQGDALSISLLQQTAREVEGLLAAVATHDLPRLSLMGSIGLHIRPWLTESWQQRLSPPDGDALDGARLIALHGYALYT
- a CDS encoding glucosamine kinase, whose protein sequence is MPLNGDVPFDWQTEYTFCQQRWPDEDRFLVVTGTFTRLLCWRQGRLQHYGGNLFPVGDPASQARLGLWGVQAMLQAVEGMTPLTPLVNTLFARFNHQIEQVVEWSKQAQASDYATLAVDILAHPADPLAVALLQRCAHELALLLRLPNIAEHAPEQICFSGALASACLPYLSQEARS